A genomic region of Chaetodon auriga isolate fChaAug3 chromosome 11, fChaAug3.hap1, whole genome shotgun sequence contains the following coding sequences:
- the tacc2 gene encoding uncharacterized protein tacc2 isoform X10 has product MPEVIESKREGESVRRDSLERVATVALAEREKAVGENGLGGIEKCLSSAVGETEGLLDSLPQLSLICSQGKRSLAFSAKEGQAASEESCTSKMPHNSAEIELKRQRETAIRSADTELSPAEEGARGKEPFSRLEAYINISPLGLITGPDCQDHSAAGLERAVEGGGGGGGGGGGGGGEEVELKGGLAKEHSSFSQPEGSASGVSSSETETCPPTDVAESQLKSQSWRESIATITESICTEKDRLSHPCQEQHGSAISPLPADPEQSSSNTDGGVRADLKLNLISEEWGDTCEESSITETERNSSQVFLSLISPQPLTTSRQIPVERQASNNQQVQPESSTTEARTAESASEFQVQAQSQSKRGSPTMSGAGVNLYDSSGCNNRVHFADTVKQEGSSSVDLRNMLVSAMDCASLPPLTVHESLHHPIVEASYTFPDFLSLKKQEIPTNAAPMTGERAIQCPADLTKPQKDVQLDKGDAETKDTKKNINIDQSGTNTVDLQSVTEACSKQLPAPDEKNQTGNEKYFVLSPTAGITASEADHLPVEQVSANVTKQVEMETEKGAVNVCLSKEKEIDQLHAKSQGSVKTGQPQESPLISDATVILEEKEGKQHPLLSCSVLPADDVTCKPLNVVSAELPSGHLSTDLDPSSKSETVTLTSIASSEAKPSDPSYQPPDQLDQTPPCGLVTTDPVTTSEGSTIHSADLTKGESASEVTASDQSMPVTEQCPTNPTFVLPPPGPMLSHLEFITDCDISLPEQKDNHSADGDSTKLCGEVDGSKSREMTPVSVALDLKQGDVSVTADETCPKLEDGNYATESDIKLDNSVIDDVNIPFPQEQSLSPAAKPPGATCALAKGGSDNIISLSHTEPVSVGIKPVICEASIKDDLINVSCPLSSDLPTNEAYDATKQDNVKEKHTMGDQTCTLFEEEKKQTEESTMDNQKETANRNKLQTGKTGTTPQQSNRPDKEALEEIGDLQPPHKHKVQNTESPVRDIKEEEDMKSGIVSNSQRETSCLSPDQPAGSSEDISAEVESGSEPQTVYDQSSCQNPTATLERRSDRDTAPDLSVALGQSESTPDPVCFAQQQDQQQPHLGSRHPTEELSGGCLEGPEKTNSQGRQTQALVPGVRGAAEKGDGENLCQSGSRDDLTGDDSSDNEQVISLEKGEGVQAAPGVDRVCVSLQLACDLNDSGRAAERKASADIGIVTACSHVAETRQGMEENKSPGLGIVGSTTDLMPDTEFESDLSGKGQQKSNLSASCQDPCGTPVTSKNTAVSVEPASQEREISPLQISVSSKVSTDSHDIHTEDFPSANEAEEIGTKIFITLPDPVGQPETVEKDFSAAMAVKSNSSETEECEIPDTVCKPLELQSASITSATQSSPVAQTPIKGSDVEEITKEDKAALEEEKASSQGKEQNEIKAINNEATEKQGAVNLSGGTEDSSSGSVKTSDLCESVVSQSGTETPVCHSERNVGLSENDNDRTDRISPDVITGPSVVSSKCLQDFASTPPAAPTQSEKSHDQVLSKPQDDIVVNHIATASQFEGGSLEKTPACISSVEQVNTEAADVSESPASGLTAQEPETNWIKALKEAASQSQSKQENAVEASRPLPSLESPQLEFLTPTEEVVAPLRQEDIPPPEQVAENTTEIPPSNLVKKPLDLPEPLEKTAELLEPAQHTVQHPEPIQSTNIDLPEETKKVELLEPTKKEEEPPEELPEPAGEPETSSEIAEEPAELPEPARSIEELPEPIKNEEPEPAKTTTEALEPEKKLISELPEEVVEKPAEVPHEEPFKAETDQDPADVLQDSGPSHAEQAERGDRAPAPPPPPTTEYHFSPALPPLLHDTTEFPTPPPTPPERHTPGALLTPPASPHLPPPPAPASPPVPSTYQCEDPSSAPCHPPLRSSDSDGAFETPESTTPVKAVSPIEPQTQQLPSSDKVADTSVSDPTSDLASDEPPCRSLSIVFDEDKPIAASGTYNIDVFATDSTTHALTRSLSLQGGELDTAGLLDGSAVGGFRPHSESFSVGTESAPGTLHRPKKVRPGSLKKKPLLRQNSNPESPRPASSSSTPEIKKRAKPRTANPVQAQEEAEGGSATPSPGGTLRRARKSRVETPPPLPEENNHTSQEESLVIPALPLCQEEAPHPGSPTSKDESPIPPSSSYKWDPDNFENIDPFNTGGSKIPNSPDLGRKGPLCGPIAIPPESPCVSAVEPCPPAPLEEPITNPEEQPIIPKRQSVRLEFDYSEESGEASHQASPPPKKVGKKPGGKMPLRKPKLGLKKAPPAQTEQLDNQPPATHNGNEEEIPVPKVSYNVEPDKWDDPNFNPFSSKKCISNSPKLSRPSYSFDPNNFDDSIDPFKSSNRMANSPPKASASFELSSNDYDNENDNDNIGELEDQNQNKPAKKKKTPIKSKSKGVSSLCCLFNTFRVKRSPKKSPLSDPSQDLTPADEPASLHPQDDHATDEEKLASSTSHKWAALHDTDADLNSDQQDFPQPCDLTSFVNENSLPHQAPVQDYEIEYMEKIGSSSPPLSVKKPSLYLKLDSVSDNLSKNTCAHGSEPSSPCTGSFEEMEAQITAGMKTPVLNSRPGPEGSAGDKGRKRESDALSRTQSTERDEQHRDVSSPIESAVSKTSLYTRTTSYIEGESPHLPRELDHSLGIAREEIVTKEKEVLEWQRKYEDSRQEVVEMRRIVAEYEKTIAQMIEDDQKEKSLSHHTIQQLIMEKDQALADLNSVEKSLADLFRRYEKMKDVLEGFRKNEEVLKKCAQEYLSRVRKEEQRYQALKIHAEEKLDKANSEIAQVRAKAKQEHAAHQASVRKEQMKVESLERTLEQKNKEIEELTKICDELIAKMGRS; this is encoded by the exons ATGCCAGAAGTGAtagaaagcaagagagagggagaaagcgTGAGGCGTGATTCACTGGAGAGAGTAGCTACTGTAGCACTCgcggagagagagaaggcagtAGGAGAGAACGGTTTGGGAGGAATAGAAAAGTGCCTCAGTTCTGCAGTCGGAGAGACAGAAGGACTCCTGGACAGCCTTCCTCAGCTCTCGTTAATCTGTTCCCAGGGAAAACGCTCACTTGCGTTCTCAGCCAAAGAGGGACAGGCTGCATCTGAGGAAAGCTGCACCAGCAAAATGCCTCACAACTCGGCTGAGATTGAattgaagagacagagagagacagccatTCGCAGTGCAGACACAGAGCTCTCACCTGCCGAAGAGGGAGCCAGAGGAAAGGAGCCATTTAGCCGGTTAGAAGCATATATCAATATTTCTCCCCTTGGACTAATCACTGGTCCTGATTGTCAGgatcacagtgctgctggattGGAGAGAGCagtagagggaggaggaggaggaggaggaggaggaggaggaggaggaggagaggaggtggaatTGAAAGGAGGGCTGGCTAAAGAGCACAGTTCATTCAGCCAGCCAGAAGGCTCTGCTAGTGGGGTGTCATCAAGTGAGACTGAGACGTGTCCGCCCACCGATGTTGCCGAGTCACAGCTGAAGtcacagagctggagagagtCGATTGCTACCATCACTGAAAGCATCTGCACTGAAAAGGATCGTCTCTCTCACCCCTGCCAGGAGCAGCATGGCTCAGCAATATCGCCTCTTCCCGCTGACCCTGAACAGAGCTCCAGCAATACAGACGGAGGGGTAAGGGCTGATCTCAAACTGAATTTGATTTCAGAGGAATGGGGAGACACTTGTGAGGAGTCATCCAtcacagagacggagagaaacagcagccaAGTCTTCTTGTCTTTAATCTCACCTCAGCCTTTGACTACTTCACGACAAATCCCAGTTGAGCGACAAGCGAGCAACAATCAACAGGTCCAACCTGAAAGTAGCACAACAGAAGCCAGGACAGCCGAAAGTGCATCTGAGTTCCAGGTCCAAGCCCAGAGCCAGAGCAAAAGAGGTAGCCCAACTATGTCTGGAGCAGGTGTGAACTTATATGACAGCAGTGGATGCAACAATAGAGTTCACTTTGCGGACACTGTGAAACAAGAAGGCAGTTCCTCTGTGGACCTCAGGAACATGTTGGTGTCAGCTATGGACTGTGCATCTTTGCCTCCGCTGACTGTACATGAGAGTTTGCACCATCCTATTGTTGAGGCCAGCTACACCTTCCCAGACTTCCTCAGCTTGAAGAAGCAAGAAATCCCCACAAATGCAGCTCCTATGACGGGTGAACGAGCAATACAGTGTCCTGCTGACTTAACAAAGCCACAGAAAGATGTCCAGTTGGATAAAGGAGATGCAGAGACTAAAGATACcaagaaaaacattaacataGATCAGTCGGGTACAAACACTGTGGATTTACAGTCGGTGACTGAGGCCTGCTCAAAACAGCTCCCAGCTCCTGATGAGAAGAATCAGACTGGTAACGAAAAATATTTTGTCCTTTCACCGACAGCAGGAATTACTGCCTCTGAGGCGGATCATTTGCCAGTTGAACAGGTGTCGGCAAATGTGACAAAGCAAGTAGAGATGGAAACAGAGAAGGgtgctgtaaatgtgtgtttgtcaaaggaGAAAGAGATAGATCAATTACATGCTAAGTCTCAAGGCTCAGTCAAGACTGGCCAGCCTCAGGAGTCACCTTTAATAAGTGATGCTACTGTCATTcttgaagaaaaagaaggtaAACAACATCCTCTCCTCTCGTGTTCTGTGCTTCCAGCTGATGATGTTACCTGCAAGCCTTTAAATGTTGTCTCTGCTGAGTTACCTTCTGGACATCTCTCTACTGACCTTGACCCCAGTTCAAAATCTGAAACTGTGACCTTGACCAGCATAGCCTCTTCTGAGGCAAAGCCAAGTGACCCCAGTTATCAGCCTCCTGACCAATTAGATCAAACACCTCCTTGTGGACTAGTTACAACAGACCCTGTAACGACTAGCGAGGGGTCCACAATTCACTCTGCTGATTTGACAAAGGGTGAATCAGCTTCAGAAGTGACAGCCTCTGACCAGTCAATGCCTGTTACCGAGCAATGTCCTACTAATCCTACTTTTGTGCTGCCTCCCCCTGGCCCAATGTTGAGTCACTTGGAGTTCATTACTGACTGTGATATCTCTCTTCCTGAGCAGAAAGATAACCACAGTGCTGATGGTGACAGCACCAAACTCTGTGGGGAAGTGGATGGCAGCAAGAGCAGGGAAATGACCCCAGTCTCTGTAGCACTGGATCTGAAGCAAGGTGACGTCAGCGTTACAGCAGATGAGACTTGTCCGAAACTGGAGGATGGAAACTATGCTACGGAGTCTGATATTAAACTTGATAATTCTGTAATTGATGATGTAAATATTCCATTTCCACAAGAGCAAAGTCTGTCTCCTGCAGCAAAGCCTCCTGGTGCAACGTGTGCACTGGCAAAGGGTGGATCTGATAATATTATTTCTCTATCTCATACTGAGCCGGTCTCTGTTGGCATTAAACCTGTTATCTGTGAAGCATCCATTAAGGATGACCTCATTAATGTCAGTTGCCCACTCAGCTCTGACCTGCCTACCAATGAGGCTTATGATGCGACTAAACAAGACAATgtaaaagagaaacacacaatggGAGACCAGACCTGCACGCTatttgaagaggaaaagaagcaaaCTGAAGAGTCAACAATGGATAATCAAAAGGAAACAGCAAACCGCAAcaagctgcagacaggaaagacAGGCACAACACCACAGCAGAGTAATCGACCAGATAAAGAGGCTTTAGAGGAAATTGGAGACCTGCAGCCACCACATAAACATAAAGTACAAAATACTGAATCACCAGTAAGGGATataaaggaggaagaagacatgAAGAGTGGCATTGTGTCTAATAGCCAGAGAGAGACTTCTTGCTTATCTCCTGACCAACCTGCAGGCTCATCTGAGGACATAAGTGCTGAGGTAGAGTCTGGTAGTGAACCTCAGACTGTTTATGACCAGAGTTCATGCCAAAACCCAACAGCAACACTGGAACGCAGGTCTGACAGGGACACGGCACCAGATCTGAGTGTGGCTCTTGGCCAGTCAGAGTCCACACCAGATCCAGTGTGTTTTGCTCAGCAACAGGATCAACAGCAGCCGCATCTGGGATCCAGACATCCCACAGAGGAATTGTCAGGTGGTTGTCTAGAGGGGCCAGAAAAGACTAACAGTCAGGGCAGGCAGACTCAAGCACTCGTTCCAGGGGTAAGAGgggcagcagagaaaggagacGGCGAGAATTTGTGTCAGTCAGGAAGCAGGGATGACTTGACAGgtgatgacagcagtgacaatGAACAAGTGATAAGTCTAGAGAAGGGAGAGGGAGTGCAAGCTGCACCAGGGGTTGACAGGGTTTGTGTGTCGTTGCAGCTTGCCTGTGATTTAAATGACAGCGGAAGGGCTGCTGAGAGAAAAGCCTCAGCTGACATAGGCATAGTGACTGCTTGTTCTCATGTTGCCGAGACACGTCAGGGAATGGAAGAGAATAAAAGCCCCGGGTTAGGAATAGTTGGGTCAACTACAGATTTAATGCCAGACACTGAGTTTGAGAGCGATTTGAGTGGTAAAGGTCAGCAAAAAAGCAACCTCTCAGCTTCCTGTCAAGACCCATGTGGAACACCTGTGACCTCAAAGAACACTGCTGTATCTGTTGAGCCAGCATCACAGGAACGTGAGATTTCGCCTCTCCAGATCTCTGTTTCATCAAAGGTCAGCACAGATAGTCATGACATTCATACAGAAGATTTTCCAAGTGCAAACGAGGCTGAAGAAATTGGTACAAAAATATTCATTACTTTGCCAGATCCTGTTGGGCAACCAGAAACTGTGGAAAAGGATTTCAGTGCTGCCATGGCTGTGAAAAGCAACAGTAGTGAAACTGAGGAGTGTGAAATTCCGGATACAGTGTGCAAGCCTCTTGAGCTACAAAGCGCCAGTATAACCTCAGCCACACAAAGCAGCCCAGTAGCACAAACACCCATAAAAGGCTCTGATGTGGAGGAGATCACAAAGGAAGATAAAGCAGCtttggaggaagaaaaagctaGCAGCCAGGGGAAGGAACAAAATGAGATAAAAGCGATAAACAATGAAGCAACAGAAAAGCAGGGGGCTGTAAATCTAAGTGGGGGCACTGAAGACAGCAGCTCGGGATCAGTTAAAACTTCAGACCTTTGTGAAAGTGTCGTGTCACAAAGCGGCACAGAGACTCCTGTTTGTCACTCTGAGAGGAACGTTGGTCTGTCAGAAAATGACAATGATAGAACAGATAGAATAAGCCCTGATGTTATCACTGGTCCATCTGTTGTTTCCTCAAAGTGCCTGCAAGATTTTGCATCGACCCCTCCTGCAGCGCCTACCCAGTCAGAGAAGTCACATGATCAGGTGTTGTCAAAGCCCCAAGATGATATTGTGGTAAACCACATTGCTACCGCCTCCCAGTTCGAGGGAGGATCACTTGAAAAAACTCCTGCCTGCATCTCCTCTGTTGAACAAGTGAATACAGAGGCTGCTGATGTGTCAGAGAGTCCTGCAAGTGGACTAACAGCCCAAGAACCAGAAACAAACTGGATAAAAGCTCTAAAAGAAGCTGCCTCCCAGTCTCAGAGTAAACAAGAGAACGCAGTGGAGGCCTCAAG ACCCCTCCCTTCTCTGGAGTCTCCTCAACTGGAGTTTCTTACTCCAACCGAGGAGGTAGTTGCTCCTCTGAGACAGGAGGACATCCCACCACCGGAGCAAGTAGCAGAGAATACAACAGAGATCCCTCCTTCAAATCTTGTGAAGAAGCCACTGGATCTCCCTGAACCTTtagaaaagacagcagagctcctaGAGCCAGCACAGCACACAGTACAGCACCCAGAACCAATACAGAGCACAAATATAGATCtcccagaggaaacaaagaaagtaGAGCTCTTAGAACCAACCAAGAAAGAAGAGGAGCCTCCAGAAGAGCTTCCAGAACCAGCAGGTGAGCCAGAAACTTCTTCAGAAATAGCAGAGGAGCCAGCTGAGCTACCAGAACCGGCAAGAAGCATAGAGGAGCTCCCAGAACCAATAAAGAATGAAGAACCAGAGCCAGCAAAGACGACAACAGAGGCCCTAGAACCAGAGAAGAAGCTGATCAGTGAGCTgccagaggaggtggtggagaaaCCTGCAGAGGTCCCACACGAGGAGCcatttaaagcagaaacagaccAGGATCCTGCTGACGTGCTACAGGACAGCGG GCCCTCCCACGctgagcaggcagagagaggtgACCGtgcccctgccccccccccacctcctaCCACAGAGTACCACTTCTCgcctgccctccctcctctcctgcacgACACCACTGAGTtccccactcctcctcccacACCCCCGGAGAGGCACACACCCGGAGCTCTACTAACCCCACCTGCATctccccacctcccccctcctcctgcccctGCCTCCCCTCCAGTACCTTCCACTTACCAGTGTGAGGACCCTTCTTCCGCACCCTGCCACCCCCCTTTAAG GAGCTCAGACTCTGATGGAGCTTTTGAAACCCCTGAATCCACAACTCCAGTGAAGGCTGTTTCTCCTATAGAGCCCCAAACTCAGCAACTACCATCCAGTGACAAAg TAGCAGACACCTCAGTCAGTGATCCTACCTCTGACTTGGCTTCAGACGAGCCACCCTGCCGTTCACTCTCCATTGTTTTTGATGAGGACAAGCCCATAGCAGCCAGTGGCACCTACAACATTGACGTTTTTGCCACAGATTCAACAACTCACGCTCTGACACGTTCACTCAGTCTCCAGGGAGGAGAACTAGACACTGCTGGTCTGTTGGATGGATCAGCAGTCGGAGGCTTCCGTCCACATTCTGAATCCTTCAGTGTGGGCACTGAGAGTGCTCCAGGAACACTCCATAGGCCTAAGAAAGTCCGTCCTGGGTCTTTGAAGAAGAAGCCTCTTCTCAGACAGAACTCAAACCCAGAGAGTCCAAGGCCAGCCTCATCCAGCAGCACCCCGGAGATCAAGAAGCGGGCAAAGCCTAGAACTGCCAACCCTGTCCAGGctcaggaggaagcagagggaggatCTGCAACTCCGAGCCCTGGAGGAACCCTCCGAAGGGCCAGGAAGAGCCGTGTGgagactcctcctcctctgccagaGGAGAACAATCATACCAGCCAAGAGGAGAGCCTTGTCATCCCGGCCTTACCTTTGTGCCAGGAGGAGGCCCCTCACCCTGGTAGTCCAACAAGCAAAGACGAGTCCCCCATTCCCCCAAGTAGCTCCTACAAATGGGATCCAGATAATTTTGAAAACATAGACCCTTTCAATACTGGAGGTAGTAAAATTCCCAATTCTCCAGATCTGGGTCGTAAAGGTCCTCTGTGTGGTCCCATTGCAATCCCTCCAGAGAGtccctgtgtctctgctgtggagCCGTGTCCTCCGGCTCCTCTTGAAGAGCCTATCACCAACCCTGAAGAGCAACCCATCATCCCCAAACGTCAGTCAGTAAGGCTGGAGTTTGATTACTCTGAGGAGAGCGGTGAGGCATCACACCAGGCCTCTCCCCCACCCAAGAAAGTGGGCAAGAAGCCCGGTGGCAAGATGCCTCTTAGGAAACCAAAGCTGGGGCTGAAGAAGGCCCCTCCAGCACAGACGGAGCAGCTGGACAACCAACCTCCAGCAACCCACAATGGCAACGAGGAGGAAATCCCTGTCCCTAAGGTATCTTACAACGTTGAGCCTGACAAGTGGGACGATCCGAACTTCAATCCATTTTCTTCCAAGAAATGTATCAGCAACTCCCCCAAACTGTCCAGGCCATCTTATAGTTTTGACCCCAATAACTTTGATGACTCCATAGACCCTTTCAAATCCTCAAATAGGATGGCCAACTCCCCTCCTAAGGCCTCTGCCTCCTTTGAACTGTCATCCAATGACTatgacaatgaaaatgacaatgacaacatCGGGGAACTGGAGGACCAAAATCAGAACAAGCctgccaagaagaagaaaactccCATTAAATC GAAGTCCAAGGGTGTGTCTtctctttgttgtctgtt tAATACTTTCAGAGTGAAGAGGTCGCCAAAGAAATCCCCATTGTCTGACCCATCCCAG GATCTTACACCTGCAGACGAACCTGCCTCCCTCCACCCACAGGACGACCACGCCACCGACGAGGAGAAGCTGGCCTCCTCCACCAGTCATAAGTGGGCAGCCCTGCACGACACGGATGCAGATTTGAACTCTGACCAACAAGACTTCCCTCAGCCGTGTGACCTTACGTCCTTTGTAAATGAGAACAGTCTTCCTCATCAGGCTCCAG TGCAAGACTATGAAATTGAGTACATGGAGAAGATTGGCTCCTCTTCGCCT CCACTGTCTGTGAAGAAGCCATCATTGTACCTGAAGTTGGACTCAGTTTCGGACAACTTAAGCAAGAACACGTGTGCACATGGATCTGAGCCCAGCTCCCCCTGCACAGG AAGTTTTGAGGAGATGGAGGCCCAGATAACAGCAGGTATGAAGACACCGGTGCTCAACTCCCGGCCTGGTCCCGAGGGCTCTGCTGGAGACAAgggcaggaagagagaaagtgacGCACTCAGCCgaacacaaagcacagagaggGACGAGCAG